The proteins below are encoded in one region of Bacillus thermozeamaize:
- a CDS encoding histidine kinase produces MDKETATHHFETSKLKEIVMQSRDIVYYCRIKPKPQVLFVNGALEQYFGRGSVQLCYEHPEHIYRHLHPDFRDIIQKKWSGDFDYDKPIIQCWMDENGRERWFEELVTPVYENGELIAMHGILRNIDGWIQLKKDLEYRISHDALTGAFSRDCFERMMKRYDKEVDVPMAIILCDLDELKTVNDRFGHREGDRLIKEAAVILMSFQSEKVFVSRIGGDEFAILVIEMELSEVKKLVEKMDEAINGYNNRDWPMKMSYGYAYSHSSKGNMEQLFKEADRNMYDNKFGKKG; encoded by the coding sequence ATGGATAAAGAAACAGCCACCCATCATTTCGAAACATCGAAGTTAAAAGAGATTGTGATGCAGTCAAGGGACATCGTTTACTACTGCCGCATCAAACCAAAGCCGCAAGTGTTGTTTGTCAATGGGGCCTTGGAGCAGTATTTCGGCAGAGGCTCGGTACAACTGTGTTATGAGCATCCCGAACACATATACCGTCATTTGCACCCTGATTTCCGTGACATCATCCAGAAAAAATGGAGCGGGGATTTCGACTATGACAAGCCCATCATTCAATGTTGGATGGATGAAAATGGACGGGAACGGTGGTTTGAAGAGCTGGTCACGCCTGTTTATGAAAACGGAGAGCTGATCGCGATGCATGGCATTCTCCGAAACATCGATGGGTGGATCCAGCTCAAGAAAGATCTGGAGTATCGGATCTCGCATGACGCTTTGACGGGGGCTTTTAGCAGGGATTGTTTTGAGAGGATGATGAAACGATACGACAAGGAAGTAGACGTTCCTATGGCGATCATCCTGTGCGACCTGGACGAACTGAAAACGGTGAACGATCGCTTCGGACACAGGGAAGGGGATCGGCTTATCAAGGAAGCCGCTGTAATTCTGATGAGTTTTCAATCGGAAAAAGTGTTTGTTTCAAGGATTGGCGGCGACGAGTTTGCCATCCTGGTCATCGAAATGGAATTATCGGAAGTGAAAAAGCTGGTTGAAAAAATGGATGAAGCCATCAATGGCTACAATAACAGGGATTGGCCGATGAAGATGTCCTATGGATACGCTTATTCTCATTCGTCCAAAGGGAACATGGAGCAATTATTTAAGGAGGCGGATCGGAACATGTATGACAACAAGTTTGGGAAAAAGGGATGA